In Anseongella ginsenosidimutans, one genomic interval encodes:
- the rpsB gene encoding 30S ribosomal protein S2, protein MARTTYNDLLDAGVHFGHLTRKWNPKMAPYIFMEKNGIHIIDLHKTQTKLEEAASAIKQIVKSGRKVLFVATKKQAKDIMAEHAKMVNMPFVTERWLGGMLTNFSTVRKSIKKMTNIDKFTKDGTYDNISKKEKLMLQRERIKLEKVLGGIADLNRLPAAIFIVDIKKEHIAVSEALKLNIPAFAMVDTNSDPTLIDFPIPANDDAAKSISLITSVICKAIEEGLDERRREKEDEADREATDKAKAEKEEGEKEVVSAEKGGRKRIRRTAGAENEDSAE, encoded by the coding sequence ATGGCAAGAACAACATATAATGATTTGCTGGATGCCGGTGTGCATTTCGGACACCTTACCCGCAAATGGAACCCTAAGATGGCTCCCTATATTTTCATGGAGAAAAACGGGATCCACATAATTGACCTGCATAAGACCCAGACCAAACTGGAAGAAGCGGCTTCGGCCATTAAGCAGATCGTGAAATCGGGCCGTAAGGTATTGTTTGTAGCTACGAAGAAACAGGCAAAGGACATCATGGCGGAACATGCCAAAATGGTGAACATGCCTTTCGTGACGGAACGCTGGCTGGGCGGAATGCTCACCAACTTCTCTACTGTACGCAAGTCTATCAAGAAGATGACCAATATCGATAAGTTCACGAAAGACGGAACTTATGATAACATCTCCAAGAAAGAGAAGCTCATGCTGCAGCGCGAGCGTATTAAGCTGGAAAAAGTACTCGGCGGTATCGCCGACCTTAACCGCCTGCCCGCCGCCATTTTTATCGTGGACATTAAAAAGGAACACATTGCAGTTTCGGAAGCGCTGAAGTTGAACATCCCGGCTTTCGCCATGGTGGATACGAACTCAGACCCGACCCTGATCGACTTTCCCATTCCTGCGAACGATGACGCGGCCAAATCCATCAGCCTGATCACCTCGGTAATCTGCAAGGCTATTGAAGAAGGCCTTGACGAACGCCGCCGTGAGAAAGAAGATGAGGCAGACCGCGAAGCAACCGATAAGGCCAAGGCCGAAAAAGAAGAAGGCGAAAAGGAAGTAGTCTCTGCCGAGAAAGGCGGCCGCAAGCGGATCAGAAGGACAGCCGGCGCGGAAAACGAAGATTCTGCCGAGTAA
- a CDS encoding anthranilate synthase component II, with amino-acid sequence MEKILILDNYDSFTYNLVHLVREIGGYELEVHRNDKITLDAVKDYDRIILSPGPGIPSESGILCDLIREYASVKPIFGVCLGEQAIAEVFGGTLVNLPKVIHGVSVETEVLDESEPLFRDVPKKFKSGRYHSWAVSDKDFPSCLKITAKDPDGTVMALRHREYDVCGVQFHPESVLTAHGHRIMENWLNRSI; translated from the coding sequence ATGGAAAAAATACTTATACTGGATAATTACGATTCATTCACCTACAACCTGGTACACCTGGTCCGCGAGATCGGGGGCTATGAGCTGGAGGTACACCGGAACGATAAGATCACCCTGGATGCAGTGAAAGACTACGATCGCATCATTCTGTCCCCCGGCCCGGGAATCCCTTCCGAATCGGGCATTTTATGTGATCTTATCAGGGAGTATGCGTCCGTTAAACCTATCTTTGGCGTATGCCTGGGCGAACAGGCAATTGCGGAGGTCTTCGGCGGCACATTGGTAAATCTTCCGAAAGTGATTCACGGGGTTTCGGTGGAAACCGAAGTGCTGGACGAAAGCGAGCCTCTTTTCCGGGATGTCCCGAAGAAGTTCAAATCGGGGCGTTATCATTCCTGGGCCGTTTCGGATAAGGATTTCCCTTCCTGCCTGAAGATCACGGCGAAGGACCCGGATGGCACGGTAATGGCATTAAGACACCGGGAGTACGATGTCTGCGGCGTGCAATTTCACCCGGAATCGGTCCTTACGGCGCATGGGCACAGGATCATGGAAAACTGGTTAAATAGGAGCATATGA
- a CDS encoding chorismate-binding protein, whose translation MAKTFPAGTLSGAPKYRAMQLIDEHEKGSRSFYAGAIGFMGFNGDFNHAIMIRSFLSKQNVLHFQAGFGFVADSVHENELQEVSNKLAALKKAIEMAGDI comes from the coding sequence GTGGCTAAGACTTTTCCCGCGGGGACACTCTCCGGAGCCCCCAAGTACCGGGCTATGCAGCTTATTGACGAGCATGAAAAAGGATCTCGGAGTTTCTACGCAGGAGCCATCGGCTTTATGGGTTTCAACGGAGATTTTAACCATGCGATCATGATCCGGTCTTTCCTGAGCAAGCAAAATGTGCTGCATTTCCAGGCAGGCTTTGGTTTCGTGGCGGACTCGGTACATGAAAACGAGTTACAGGAGGTGAGCAATAAGCTGGCTGCCTTAAAAAAAGCAATTGAAATGGCGGGAGATATTTAG
- the hflX gene encoding GTPase HflX, which translates to MKESGSKEKAVLVGVIRPEQSPEQAQEYLDELAFLVETAGGVTVKTFTQRLPVPDTKTFVGKGKLEEIQEYVKMAEADIVIFDDELSPSQTRNLENFLQVPIQDRSRVILDIFAKRAQTSQAKTQVDLARYEYILPRLTRMWTHLERQRGGTGTRGGAGEKEIETDRRAVRNRISVLKEKLSKIEKQNATQRKNRGELVRVALVGYTNVGKSTLMNLLSKSSIFAENKLFATLDTTVRKVVFHNLPFLLSDTVGFIRKLPHHLVESFKSTLEETREADILIHVVDISHPNFDDHIRTVNETLKELGAGDKLTITVFNKIDLYNAGETGLNLDEFKRTWMAKENAPAVFISATGRENIEELRDLIYEKAKAIHLSRYPHDGLLYPDLPEKE; encoded by the coding sequence ATGAAAGAAAGCGGATCAAAGGAAAAGGCAGTGCTGGTGGGAGTGATCCGGCCGGAACAAAGCCCTGAACAGGCACAGGAGTACCTGGACGAACTCGCTTTCCTGGTTGAAACTGCAGGCGGCGTTACTGTCAAAACATTTACCCAGCGCCTGCCTGTCCCTGACACGAAAACATTCGTCGGTAAGGGAAAACTGGAAGAGATCCAGGAATATGTAAAAATGGCCGAAGCCGACATCGTGATCTTTGATGATGAACTCAGCCCCTCCCAGACCCGGAATCTGGAAAATTTCCTGCAGGTGCCTATCCAGGACAGGAGCCGGGTGATCCTGGATATTTTTGCAAAAAGGGCGCAGACCTCCCAGGCAAAAACCCAGGTAGACCTGGCGCGTTATGAATACATTCTCCCCCGCCTTACCCGCATGTGGACTCACCTGGAGCGCCAGCGGGGCGGCACCGGCACCAGGGGCGGAGCCGGGGAAAAGGAAATTGAAACCGACCGCCGGGCAGTCCGGAACAGGATCAGCGTATTAAAAGAAAAGCTGTCGAAGATCGAAAAGCAAAATGCCACCCAGCGCAAGAACCGCGGCGAACTGGTAAGGGTGGCCCTGGTAGGTTATACCAACGTGGGGAAATCCACGCTTATGAACCTGCTGAGCAAATCAAGCATTTTCGCGGAAAACAAATTGTTCGCTACCCTGGACACGACGGTCCGGAAAGTAGTGTTCCACAACCTGCCCTTCCTGCTATCGGATACGGTAGGGTTTATCCGTAAGCTACCCCATCACCTGGTGGAAAGTTTTAAGTCCACGCTGGAAGAAACGCGGGAAGCGGATATCCTGATCCATGTGGTGGATATTTCACACCCGAATTTCGATGACCATATCCGGACCGTTAATGAAACGCTGAAGGAACTGGGCGCCGGGGATAAATTAACGATCACCGTATTCAATAAGATTGACTTGTATAATGCCGGGGAAACCGGCCTTAATCTGGACGAGTTCAAGCGGACCTGGATGGCCAAAGAAAACGCTCCCGCCGTTTTTATTTCCGCTACCGGCAGAGAAAATATTGAAGAACTTCGCGACCTGATCTACGAAAAGGCCAAGGCCATTCACCTGAGCCGCTATCCGCACGATGGCCTGCTCTATCCTGACTTGCCCGAAAAAGAATAA
- a CDS encoding SAM-dependent methyltransferase, with translation MKKGKLLLIPVPLGEGAIENSLVPGLQAAIAEMDEFIVENGKTARRFLKQMGIRTPMNELRLHVYDKHSDNAAIDDYLKPVLQGKDVGLLSEAGCPAVADPGALIVRRAHEKNIRVVPYVGPSSIILSLMASGFNGQQFAFQGYLPIPRPERIRKIQELERASRKLRQTQIFIETPFRNNQLLEDLLGACHATASLSISCDLTTDTEFIATRRIAEWKSQPHPDLHKRPAVFLLYAGD, from the coding sequence ATGAAAAAAGGTAAGCTGCTGCTGATTCCGGTTCCGCTTGGTGAAGGAGCGATTGAAAATTCCCTGGTGCCGGGCCTGCAGGCGGCCATTGCGGAAATGGATGAGTTCATCGTGGAAAACGGGAAAACCGCCCGCAGGTTTCTGAAACAAATGGGGATACGCACGCCCATGAACGAACTCCGGCTTCATGTTTATGACAAACATTCAGATAATGCAGCCATTGACGATTACTTAAAGCCTGTGTTGCAGGGGAAGGATGTCGGCTTGCTTTCAGAAGCAGGCTGCCCCGCCGTCGCCGACCCCGGCGCGCTGATCGTCCGGCGGGCCCATGAAAAGAACATCCGGGTGGTTCCTTATGTAGGGCCCAGTTCCATTATCTTAAGTTTAATGGCTTCCGGCTTTAACGGGCAGCAGTTTGCCTTCCAGGGGTACCTGCCTATTCCCCGCCCCGAACGCATACGGAAAATACAGGAACTTGAACGGGCTTCGCGGAAACTCCGGCAAACACAGATCTTTATTGAAACGCCCTTTCGCAATAACCAGCTGCTGGAAGACCTGCTCGGGGCTTGTCATGCAACTGCTTCCCTGAGCATTTCCTGCGATCTGACCACCGATACCGAATTCATCGCCACGCGAAGAATCGCCGAATGGAAAAGTCAGCCCCATCCTGACCTCCACAAGCGCCCGGCCGTATTCCTGCTCTATGCCGGCGACTAA
- the trpC gene encoding indole-3-glycerol phosphate synthase TrpC produces the protein MSILDKIVSRKKEEVEANKKSLPVSRLESTSHFKRSPLSFKKALTRRGASGIIAEFKRRSPSKGLLNGHADVIATASAYELAGASALSVLTDVDFFGGSNENLEKARAAVTIPILRKDFIIDEYQLLEAKAIGADVILLIAAILSVHETEKLARFARSLGLEVLLEVHNEQELGHINHFVDVVGINNRNLNDFSTDVQTSFRLGELLPASAVKISESAISQPAVIVQLKEAGFRGFLIGETFMKEADPGKACEEFIKAVNTL, from the coding sequence ATGAGCATTCTGGATAAGATCGTTTCCCGTAAGAAAGAAGAAGTAGAAGCAAATAAAAAGAGCCTGCCGGTAAGCCGGCTTGAAAGCACTTCGCATTTCAAACGCAGCCCCCTTTCCTTCAAAAAAGCGCTGACGCGCCGGGGCGCCTCGGGCATTATAGCTGAATTTAAGCGCCGCTCGCCATCCAAAGGCCTTTTAAACGGGCATGCGGATGTGATCGCCACTGCATCCGCTTATGAACTGGCCGGCGCCTCCGCTCTCTCCGTATTGACGGACGTGGACTTTTTCGGCGGCAGCAATGAAAACCTTGAAAAAGCCCGCGCGGCGGTAACAATTCCCATTCTCCGGAAGGACTTCATCATTGATGAATACCAGCTGTTGGAAGCAAAGGCTATCGGGGCGGATGTGATCCTTTTGATCGCTGCCATTCTGAGCGTACATGAAACAGAAAAACTTGCCCGCTTTGCCCGCTCGCTGGGGCTGGAAGTACTCCTGGAAGTACACAATGAGCAGGAACTCGGACATATCAATCATTTTGTAGACGTTGTAGGGATCAATAACCGGAACCTCAATGATTTCAGCACCGATGTGCAAACATCTTTTCGCCTTGGGGAATTGCTTCCGGCTTCCGCCGTTAAAATATCAGAAAGCGCTATCAGCCAGCCTGCCGTTATTGTGCAGCTGAAAGAAGCCGGTTTCCGCGGTTTCCTTATCGGGGAAACGTTTATGAAGGAAGCCGATCCCGGCAAAGCATGCGAGGAATTTATTAAAGCGGTGAATACATTATAA
- a CDS encoding DUF234 domain-containing protein — protein sequence MAKQHYCSEFGKEYGTYFSILQLIASGKTSQSEIDSIIGKNTGTYLVNLERDYSLITRKKPMFSKPESRNTRWSISDNYLRFWFRFIFPNQLLIEMSRHELLREYIEKNYEQYSGLLLEQYFREKLAQSERITDVGSYWNNKGENEIDLIALNRLDKTAIVAEVKRNSKKISIAQLEAKARAVAKDLAKYKTELKAFSIKDM from the coding sequence TTGGCAAAACAGCATTACTGCTCGGAATTCGGTAAAGAATACGGCACCTACTTTTCAATATTGCAGCTAATCGCCTCAGGTAAGACTTCGCAAAGCGAGATTGATTCCATTATTGGCAAAAATACAGGCACATACCTTGTAAACCTCGAAAGAGATTATTCTCTTATCACGAGGAAAAAGCCAATGTTTTCAAAGCCCGAAAGCCGCAACACGAGATGGAGTATCAGCGATAATTATCTGCGATTCTGGTTCCGCTTTATCTTTCCCAATCAACTGCTTATTGAAATGAGCAGGCATGAATTATTGCGGGAATATATTGAGAAAAATTACGAACAGTACAGCGGCTTACTATTAGAGCAGTATTTCCGGGAAAAATTAGCCCAAAGCGAACGCATAACGGATGTGGGCAGTTATTGGAATAATAAGGGCGAAAACGAAATAGATCTGATAGCCCTCAACAGGCTTGATAAAACAGCTATTGTTGCAGAGGTTAAACGTAATTCCAAAAAAATCAGTATCGCGCAGCTGGAGGCAAAAGCAAGGGCAGTAGCAAAAGACCTGGCAAAATATAAAACGGAGCTGAAAGCTTTTTCAATAAAGGACATGTAG
- the rpsI gene encoding 30S ribosomal protein S9, producing the protein MSTTNTSGRRKTAIARAYVADGSGAVIINSKDYKVYFPTLPLQYIVTQSLEVADAAGKFDIKVNVKGGGIKGQAEAVRLAIAKALVEIDPEVKPSLRAKELLTRDSRMVERKKYGRRKARRKFQFSKR; encoded by the coding sequence ATGAGTACGACCAACACTTCCGGAAGACGGAAAACCGCCATTGCCCGCGCCTACGTGGCCGACGGCAGCGGCGCTGTTATCATCAACAGCAAAGACTACAAAGTATATTTCCCTACCCTTCCCCTGCAGTACATTGTTACCCAGTCGCTTGAAGTGGCAGATGCCGCCGGCAAGTTCGACATTAAGGTAAATGTAAAAGGCGGAGGCATTAAAGGACAGGCAGAAGCCGTTCGGCTTGCCATTGCCAAAGCCCTTGTTGAAATTGATCCTGAAGTTAAACCTTCCCTGCGCGCCAAGGAATTGCTTACACGCGATTCCCGCATGGTTGAACGTAAGAAATACGGTCGCCGGAAAGCAAGAAGGAAGTTTCAATTCAGTAAACGTTAA
- the tsf gene encoding translation elongation factor Ts produces MSVQISAADVNKLRQQTGAGMMDCKKALTEAGGDFEAAVDYLRKKGAKVSASRSDRDAQEGAVIAKTTADGKEGVIIELNCETDFVAKNADFVAFAEDIASLAIEKKPASLEELLSLELNGISVSDRVLDETGKIGEKIAVSTYETLSAPKVIAYIHGNNRIGVLVGLSADGEGAEEAGKDVAMQIAAMNPASVDKDDVDEATVNRELEIAREQIRAEGKPEEMVDKIAQGKLNKFYKENTLLNQEFVKDSSKTVRQMLEHVQKGLSVTAFKRKMLGS; encoded by the coding sequence ATGAGTGTACAAATATCTGCTGCAGACGTAAACAAACTGCGCCAGCAAACCGGCGCGGGGATGATGGACTGCAAGAAGGCCCTTACGGAGGCCGGCGGCGATTTCGAAGCCGCTGTGGATTATCTTCGTAAAAAAGGCGCAAAAGTATCAGCGAGCCGTTCCGACCGGGATGCCCAGGAAGGCGCGGTGATCGCTAAAACTACTGCTGACGGCAAGGAAGGCGTCATCATTGAACTGAATTGCGAAACGGATTTCGTAGCCAAGAACGCGGATTTCGTGGCCTTTGCCGAAGACATTGCCAGCCTGGCAATAGAAAAGAAACCCGCGTCCCTTGAGGAATTGCTTTCCCTGGAACTCAACGGGATCAGCGTTTCGGACCGTGTACTGGATGAAACTGGCAAGATTGGCGAGAAGATCGCTGTTTCAACTTATGAAACGCTTTCAGCGCCAAAGGTGATCGCCTACATTCATGGAAATAACAGGATTGGCGTACTCGTGGGACTGAGCGCTGACGGCGAAGGTGCAGAGGAAGCAGGAAAAGACGTGGCCATGCAGATAGCAGCCATGAACCCTGCCTCCGTTGACAAAGATGATGTGGATGAAGCTACGGTGAACCGCGAGCTGGAGATTGCCCGCGAACAGATCCGCGCTGAAGGTAAACCCGAAGAGATGGTGGATAAGATTGCCCAGGGCAAGCTCAATAAGTTCTATAAGGAGAACACCCTGCTGAACCAGGAATTTGTAAAGGACAGTTCCAAGACCGTCCGGCAGATGCTGGAACATGTACAGAAAGGACTCAGCGTCACCGCATTTAAGCGGAAGATGCTCGGTTCCTAA
- the rplM gene encoding 50S ribosomal protein L13: protein MNTLSYRTVSANKKTVNKQWVVVDAEAEILGRLSSRIAMVIRGKHKPEYTPHVDCGDNVIVINADKVRLTGKKLTDKQYVRHTGYPGGQRFISSKELLAKYPARVLEKAVRGMLPKNKLGNALIRNLHVYAGPEHPHEAQNPQPLKF, encoded by the coding sequence ATGAATACGTTAAGTTATCGCACTGTCTCGGCAAACAAAAAGACTGTCAACAAGCAATGGGTGGTTGTTGATGCTGAAGCCGAGATCCTGGGGCGCTTGTCATCAAGGATCGCTATGGTGATCCGGGGAAAGCACAAGCCTGAGTACACCCCACACGTAGACTGCGGAGATAATGTGATCGTTATCAATGCAGACAAAGTTAGGTTGACGGGAAAGAAGCTGACGGACAAGCAATATGTCCGCCATACCGGCTATCCCGGCGGTCAGAGGTTCATTTCTTCCAAAGAGTTGCTGGCGAAATACCCGGCGCGCGTGCTTGAAAAAGCCGTTCGTGGTATGCTGCCTAAAAACAAACTGGGTAATGCGCTGATCAGAAACCTGCACGTGTACGCAGGGCCTGAGCATCCTCATGAAGCGCAAAATCCGCAGCCGTTAAAATTCTAA
- a CDS encoding prolyl oligopeptidase family serine peptidase, giving the protein MKKAIASILFAFLCISVAMAQDSEEFIAKQYVTKKGDTLLYRMLYPADYGSQKKYPLVIFLHGAGERGNDNKKQLTHGSDLFLKEDVLSNYPAIVVFPQCPESDFWSSVKITREEAGASFDFDYPDDPTKSLELVMDLTTYLTKMEAVDEKRIYVMGLSMGGMGTFELLARQPKKFAAAVPICGGGNPEDCEKYAERVPLWVFHGARDNIVRPEYSREMVDELKRLEADVTYTEYPEAGHESWENAFAEPDLLKWLFSKEK; this is encoded by the coding sequence ATGAAAAAAGCAATTGCCAGCATTTTGTTTGCCTTCCTCTGCATTTCCGTTGCCATGGCCCAGGACTCCGAAGAATTCATTGCTAAACAATACGTTACCAAAAAAGGGGACACCTTATTGTATCGTATGCTTTATCCTGCCGATTATGGCAGCCAAAAGAAGTACCCGCTGGTAATTTTCCTTCACGGGGCCGGCGAACGCGGGAATGATAATAAAAAACAGCTTACCCACGGTTCAGACCTGTTTCTGAAGGAAGATGTGCTAAGCAATTATCCTGCCATCGTAGTTTTCCCGCAGTGTCCGGAATCTGACTTCTGGTCTTCGGTAAAGATCACCAGGGAGGAGGCGGGCGCCAGCTTTGATTTTGACTACCCCGACGATCCCACCAAATCGCTGGAGCTGGTCATGGACCTCACCACCTACCTGACAAAAATGGAAGCCGTTGATGAGAAACGGATTTATGTGATGGGCTTATCCATGGGAGGTATGGGTACTTTTGAATTACTGGCACGCCAGCCCAAAAAATTTGCCGCCGCTGTTCCCATCTGCGGCGGAGGCAACCCGGAAGATTGTGAGAAATATGCGGAAAGAGTTCCGCTATGGGTTTTTCACGGCGCGCGGGATAATATTGTAAGGCCCGAGTACTCCCGCGAAATGGTGGATGAGTTGAAACGGCTGGAAGCGGATGTCACCTATACCGAATATCCTGAGGCCGGTCATGAAAGCTGGGAAAACGCCTTTGCGGAGCCGGACCTGCTGAAATGGCTTTTCAGTAAAGAAAAATAG